In Sesamum indicum cultivar Zhongzhi No. 13 linkage group LG8, S_indicum_v1.0, whole genome shotgun sequence, the sequence GCAAAGTGCTTGTCAATTTGACCTTCAAAAAGGAGAGAGTTAAATTTGGGTGATGATGCCTGCCAAGAATTTCAAGCTCTATAGAGACCGCATGCATCTGCACAAGTTTAATGCATCAGGTTACAGAAATTTGtggacaaaaattcaaatacataaCATAACTACATTTCTTATTGAAGCATTGTCAtgacaaaaatagaaatgctTTCCAGGAGCACTAAACTCATACCGGCTCCTCCAATAATGGTAATATTTTATCAGCTACTCCAATGTAAGAAAGCATTGCAGAAAGAACATTAGGCACATGAGGATTAAGGTCCAAATGGCGCAGTTGCCTGCACACTGAATCGATTACATAGTCTGCATTTGATAATACCAAGTGACCCACCTGCAAGAATTTGATATAGCACATATTAGTCGTTTGAATGCTCACACCAAAAAAGAACTGCACCATCAGTACTCACAGTGGGGCAGTTCTGTGTAGCAGAGATAGCATGTAAGACCACATCAGATGCCCTTCTGACTTGGAAATTTGAGCAAATAACATTTTCAAGCAACATATAGAGTGAGGAGTGAAGAAATCCACATGATGAAAATTCTTTGCCAAGGCAGACATTAAATATGCCTATCCCTTCAATAATAACCTGTTGATGAGAAAACTATAAGATTAGTGCCACATATTGAACAAATCTAAATTACGTCTACATGAAGACAAACTATTTATCAAAGGAAGAGAATTTAAAGTTAAAGAAACCTGGTGAAGCATTGCATtgtcattaaaaaaatgtaaactTATGTCTCCAACTTCTCCAGTTTGTTGGAGAGAAGCTGAGAATCCAAGTGGAAGATCCCAGACTTCAGGTGATAAATATTCATGTAAGATACTACCAATGCACTCAATCAAGTAACTCCTTGCAACATTATTCTGATACACCTTCTGAACCCAATGTTCTGGCAAAGCACCTATATACCCAAAAGATTTACCATTACCACTTCCGCAGAACCCCTTGGTCTCTTGTGGACTAGACTGGAAGAGTCTTCCGAGAGAGGTAATGGCCTGATCAGAGAGTCCAAAAATCATCTCATTCAAAATGCATGCAGCAGTACTAGCCTGACGAACCAAATGCCCTGAACCAGTTCTCTTGTACCATGCCTGCCAACTGTCCTTGAGGTGTTCTTTGTTTCGCAACTCAGATATCAATTTACGCAAGTGCCCCAGGAGAATATCAATTAAAACAGAATAAGAGCCCTCGCTTTGAGAGTCTAGAGAAGGAAAACCAGATGACCTTATGTGAGTTCAAATCAGTCAGCAAGAAAGATTATTTAGCAAATACAGATGCGAAAAGTGACCAACCTGTAAACATGTATAGACTGACTAGTCTAAGAATTCCAGCAAGAGCCTGGTACAGCTTCTGACTACCCACATGACCAAACCAAGGTGGCATGCTAGGCAGCTCATATTTGTTGTTTACATGTTCATACGAGTATAAAGATTTCCTGTCTTTCAGACCTAATAACtcagaattttcattttcagcaCTGGTAATATCCCTGATCTCAGATATTGAATGCATGAATCCAGATGCGGATGGTCTTTTAGCTGCAAGCTTTTTGAGTGAACCAGCAAATACCGAGTTCTGACTCAAACAGAGGGCAAAAACATCCAAGAAACGAGCAGCTGCCACCTAGAAGATGtcaaacttattaataaatcTGTCAAAAGAAGAACAGACTTCACATAGAATTGAAATATCTGAGCTAAGGGCAATTTAGAAAACTACTCGTATTCTTATGCTTACTTAACGAAAACATTTCCAGAAAGGCAGAAAAATGAGGTTCGTCGGGAGAACATCTCTAAGAGTATACAGAACTTAGTCCTCCAAATAGTTGGAGTAAGGTGAAAAGTGACTAGGCAGCTCCCTGAATAAAACACGTGTCCTTATCTGAGCAAGTGGTGTGTTGCTGCTCATttgatatcaaaatttatccaTGACTCTCAAACAaataaactagaaaaaaaaaaactaaaacagCATTACCGTAGATTGAAGAAGGTAGTCTGCAACAAGTCGGGGACCACCAAAATATGTAACCACAAGCAATTTCTGGGCATGTGATAGCGCAAGTGACTCCTCATTACCCAGTATCACTTGAGGAAGCTTCTCAACTAACCTGTAAATGATACAGATATGACCAACATCTTTGTCTCTCTAAGAGAAGCAAAATCAAGAGCAAGTTAACATATTACAGATGTAAAAATTTACCTGCTAAAAACCTCAGCTATATCATGCTccatttgatgttttcttcTGGATGAAACAAATAGTCCAAATAATGCCTGAGCATATGAAGACACGTCTTCAGAGTCGTCGCAGACCAAAATACATAAGCACTCCTGCATTAGCAACCAGCTCATGTACATTAATGCCAGAACTACTAACAACATgaggaaattattgaattatttaactttGTCGATAGATGATACACAAAGGGGAATCAGAAATGTCTGAGGCCTCAAACTGAACAGAGACTTCAGAATGTTTAAATCAGattgtgtttttttcttcatttggaAAGTAATCAGATGATAGATTTTGTTCTTCACTAAAAGATGCAAACATGAAACTAGTGGAAAGACACATCAGAAAGCTACAAGCAACTAAAATATGCAATAGAGAGATTCTGAATCCCATCTGACCAAAAGCATCAATCTGCTTTCTCTGAGTGCATAACTGCATTTACATAAGAGTGCCTCTATAGAAGCCAAAAGTCCCAGTCGCACTTTTCTGCTTGGATGAACACAAAGCTGCAAAAAGAAGCGGAAAGAGTTTCGATAAATTGTAATCACTGGCAACAGAAAGCCGCACAAAATATCACAAAGACAACGATGTTAGACCTACATGTGGAAACGTTGCAGACATTAGTTTATTAACATGAGCAGTAGTATTTGCTAACCAATCCGCCGTACGCTTCACACGCAGAGATCCGACTTTAATATCAGAATCGATCAGAGTGGTATCCCAGCTGCTCACTACAGGTTCAATTGAAGTTCTGACATCATCTGGAAGTGAACTTTTAACAGGCAGGTGCCGGAGTTCCTCTAGGAATGATGCAAGAGGTTTCTCTTTGCTTGAGCGGAGCCCAGAAATTTCATCTGTTGGGGCACCAAGAATAGATGTAGTGGCATCATCCTCGAGAACTATAATAACATATTCGGTCAACCCTCTCAAAGCCTGATCTAAGGCTTCGGAACTTCCAGCCGCACCACTAATCATTGATCTTGATGCATGCAACACCTTCCCAATCTGACTGACAACACCTGGTAAATAAAAAGCCAATGCATCCACAGTACCTACCTGCAGATTCCACATAAAACTATGAACTACATACCCATATGGCactatgaatatttttttaagtgtaaCACCTAAACCACAAAAGAATAGGCAAAAATATCCTTTCCACTAAAAACGGTTACACTACCTTATCAATTTGATGCTTATAGTTCCATACTCATAGcctaaatttttgtttatttatttatttatttgataatttaccAATAGCTTGAactaaaaaaaagtagtaGACTACTACCAGGACTAGAGAAATATCATACCAAAAATCAGTTTTTCATTTAGATATGAGTTTCACATCCAAATAAATTAGGCAAACATGGTTTTTCATAGCAGTCTCATTTGCATGAATATCAGCAAGATGCAATTCCATgcttatattgattaattcaCTTATATAAAAATCCATAATTCACCTATCTGGTGGTCCATAAGATAACATCAGTAAGCACCTGTAAGAGGAAGTCAAGTAAACAAAAaccaatttattattttcattggCCTGCTTCACGGATCATTGAATTACCCAAACAGTTGAGTTACTTGAAAAAACAGAAATCAAATACCTTTGCAACGAGGACTCGTAGTGTCATCAAGGCTTCAACACGAAGCCTTGAACTGCCTCGATGACCTCGTGTGGCCTCAATATCTGCAGCCTTCAATTACATATCAAGTCAGACATTCAGAAACAGTGGTGCGCATAAACCAAAGGGGGAATGTGTTAGAACACAGTTTTAGGAACACAATCACCTAGAAGGACAGATACATGCCTTGAGCAGAAGAGAAAGCCAGTGTCCAATCGCGGCAGAAGCAGGTTCAGACTGAAGAAATGCTGATAAACATTCTCCCAAGACTGAATCACATTTTGGTAGTTTGGGAAGAGGNNNNNNNNNNNNNNNNNNNNNNNNNNNNNNNNNNNNNNNNNNNNNNNNNNNNNNNNNNNNNNNNNNNNNNNNNNNNNNNNNNNNNNNNNNNNNNNNNNNNNNNNNNNNNNNNNNNNNNNNNNNNNNNNNNNNNNNNNNNNNNNNNNNNNNNNNNNNNNNNNNNNNNNNNNNNNNNNNNNNNNNNNNNNNNNNNNNNNNNNNNNNAAGGGGAAATTGCAACTCCTTTACAGCAGGAAGACTAGGCCACTGACCTATTTGTTTGCATGGACAGGAGCCATCAGAACAAGGACACAAATTAAGCAGCAGTGCCCTAAAACACCTTATTACTCCTTCACGGAACTCTTCTGAAGCTTCCAATGGAGAAAGCATTGCTCCATGGGTCAATTTCCTCAGTATAACAACCATCTACATAgaataacatttatatattgtaaagAATCTATCTCCTTGTTGCCAAAGATTGAGTTCTGTGCATAACACTaagatagaaaagaaaactaataGAATACAAGCATTGAAGTCCAGAGATGATAGAACTCTAATTTAGATACAGTTAATTATAGATATGAAACTAATAGCTCCGAGTACCTGATCAACAGATCCTATCTGGCACTTCTTCAGGACTTCCTCCAAACAAAGGACAACACCTTCGGCCGCAGAGTCACTCACTTTATGTGCTGGCCCTAAGGTATTAGACTCCAGAGGATTATCTTTGGAGTCAGACTTCATCGAGGACCTACAATTTACTGCTGCATCGAATAGAAGCAGCAATGGAAACAAAGTATAGCTGAAACATTCAATAAGTAATCTGCATGTTAAACAATTAAAGTTACAAGACAATAAGAATAATAGAAtttggaaaaagaattaagCTTTTTCACCCAACTCCAGCAAGTCTGGCAAAACAGTGGACTACACTCCTCAGACCGCAGTACATCCCAGTGTAAGACGGCATAACGCCACCAACTTGAATGAGGGTATATATTAGTTGATTTTTGTGTAGAATGAAAAAGTAATTTGGTGCCTAATTTATTCACTAATATAATAACTCTTGTGGGGAAATATACTCTGAAGAAATTTTCACAGTTTCACCAAACGCtaaaagaaaagttttaaaGCTGCAAACAGGCATAAAAacatagttaaaaaattatatatttaagcaCAGAAGGATTAGGACCCAACACATTTGATCCAAGATTAGGGAGCAGTGGCACTTACATCCCGTGTAAATGCTTTACGCTGCATGACTGAAGCAGCATCACCACTGTAGTCTCGTGTTTTATACATGTTTTAAcggaattttataattttcaaagcTCACAGCGCCAATTTCTAGTGCAAAATACTGGAACGTGACAACAAGACTACGAGAGATGGTCCGCAGTTTCAGTTTCTGTCCAGGAAAAAGTCATTTATCCATCAACACTACCTAAACCTTTTTCAAAACGTTAACAAGTGCCCCTTTGCACTAAACCAAACACAATCCCTCCAATTAAAGAATCCAGCAAACATAAAGAATCTCAAACTCGGTGCTACAATAACCCATTAACTAGCAACCCAAAATCATCACATTGACAATCAATAAAAGGAATTTCATTTATAAGCAAACAGAAAAGTGGAAGAAAAAGAGGCATACTCTAAGAACGGCTGCAAGGACTGCGGGGGAGATCGTTGGAGCAGTTGAAGAAGTTGAGTAAGAAAAGAATGATTCTTCTTGGAATTCTGAAGGAGGTCCAGCAGCTGTACACAGTGGTGCTTCAGTTCAAGAAACACTCCGCTGCTTccaatatcttcttcttctgctgcTTCATCTTCAATGGCATTCGATTTTCCTCTGTACCCTTGCGTTTCTTCCATTGCAAAAGCAGGCACCAAGAGAATTGTTCAGCAAAGCGCGCAAAGTGGTTTTGGGTGTTGAAGAACCGCGAATTGAAAACCCCCGGAAGAGTCGAGGGGGCAAATGGGGCCGAGAAGTCATTTTTGAGAATTTGAGGGGCATAATCGCCACTCGATTTATTTCTTGGTAGGGCCTTGGAAGTTGAATGGCCCATGACGCACTGGGAGAGTTTATTGGGCCAAGTAGTTTGGGCTTGTATTTGGACTGGGCTTCATCTGAAGCCTGGCCCAGCATTCTGGTAAGTGTAGTGGACTACTATTGGGCTTCCACTAAGCCCAGATGAATACCACCATTCAatgctttattttatttagttatttaattttttagagacTTGAACGCTTGAATTTGTTTATCaaggaagagagaaaatatagCAACATTGTAATAACATTCCAccaatttatgatattattttataaagttatacCTGCTATTGGCAATTTTATCACAAGACAAAGCATTAGCTACAGacgtaaaataattatgaccgttaagaaatttttaattattttttatgttataaatcactacaataatttaatactatCGATCACAATCCGACAAAatcaatgtaaaaatttaaatttttacaaaggGTAATTAATATTCACCATTATTTTAcctataatcaaaatatttgcgcAGTTTTTAGTTgtggcaaatattttaaccTTGCTTATAAAAAGAACAAGGAATAGTCATAGCTGAATCAAGACTGATTAGTATgcactataattttttacttttgctTCTTgtagtgtgtgtatatatagttatattttcagattgaatttgaatctTATTATATGAAGAGGGTTTTATCGagtatttctaaaaaataccttacccaaaattcaagaaatgattAGATGGGGATGTTTGATTTTGAAGCAGTAAACTATAATACCTACCAGTAATTGTACTTGGTGAAAAGATGGAGCTCTCATTCTCCAAAGTGTGGGGACATAACCAAGACTAAATTTGCATGAAATTCTAAGTTAAGTGGCAGCAAAGCTAGTGGGGGGAATATCACCTACCTAGCTAGTTTTGACAGTCAACTTATGGATCGGATAATgctaaacaaattaaaaagaaaaagtgtaCATGTGTTTTGTCTGGGCTAGCTATTCTTGTTTCacccaaaacaaaaacagtGTTTACATGTAAGAAAAAATGACTAACAAGATTTGCCCAAATTTGACACGGTTCCTAGATTGACCCAACACTCTTGTCCGCTTCTAGACGCCAAGATTTTGAGGTGAAGAAGGCCATATTGGGAAATAATCCAATACAGGGCTGATTCCACCCTCCAAATTCATCTCCTGGTACTGTACTGGGCCTGTTGCGACTAGGTTCTCTTCACTTGTCAGATTCTCAGCATCATTTGTTAGTCCAAGTTCTTTTTCCAGGAATCTAAACCATTCAATCCCCGGATCCAGTTTTTCTCCAGGACGGGACAGATCCTGTCCCTGATTCGGGTCATTCTCTTCTGCTTTCTCCGGGTGTAGAGGATCCAGGGAATCCAGCAGTTCCCAGAAATCAATATCGGAATCCAATGGAATTTCGATTTTCCCCTTGTTTGGATCGTTTTTTGGCCTGTTTTCCTGCAGGCTGGAGAAGTTGGAGGCGTAAGATGATGTAGGAGAATCAGACATCAGGGTTTCCTTGACTTGGTCGTGGTTATTAGGTTTCAGTTTTAAAAACTCGGCCTGTTTTTCGTTTGACTTCTTAACCTGCGATTCTTGATCACTGGGTGCCGACTTTTCCACGTTGTTATGAGCATCGGATGATGTAATAGAACTTGAGGTACAAGATGGAACTAGATCAGTTTTGTGTGAGTCATGATCTGCTGTAGTTTTCTTATAAGTTAGTGCTCTTTTCTTCAAGTGCGTGTTCCAGACATTCTTGATCTCGTTATCAGTTCTTCCGGGCAAGTAAGAAGCAATTTTTGACCACCTGCGGATTGTAGAATTATTACAAGTTGAATAACTgacaaaaattagatcaaatcGGTGTAAAAAATACGCAAAAGCAATATGTATGAGTTAGTGAGTTACTATAATGTACTTGTTTCCAATAGAATTATGGAGGTTGATTATGGTTTGCTCTTCTTCGGGCGTGAAGTTTCCTCGTTTAACGTCGGGCCTTAGGTAATTAATCCACCTCAAACGACAACTCTTTCCACATCGCATCAGCCCTTCAGACCAGAAATTACGCAAATTTAGTAAGTTGAAATGCCGAAAACAACAGGAAACTACATTGTCCAGTTAGTTCTGTCAttgtttgttgtatgttaCTGCACTTGAGAAGAAAGGAAGCTGATGTTGGTTGGAATTTCCTACATCTCCGAATGTGACAATTTGTCCGAAAAAGGATGTTAACTAATTTCACATTGTAAAACATGCAAAGTGCAAGAATTGGTGGGGCTTTTCTTGGAATGTGAATCTTGAAACAAAAGGAAAGACATAATATGAAAGATTCAGACAGCATCAATCATAGATAGCTTACCGATTCGTgcattaaatcaaaatatatcaGTATCCAATCGTATATTAAAGTCGAGAACTATATACTACTATTGCATTAAAATGGAAGCCATATATGCTGTCCAAATTTCAGTATCTACGTCTAATACACCGTATACTGGCTGATCATACTGTTTTATGTTCTCAAAGTAAAACTCAAAGAAATTTGTAAGAATGACGAGAACTACAAGTCATACAGACAAGTGTAGATATCAACAATCAAGATTGCGAAATTAATCAGATTAGAACAACATACAAACGACACAAAGGTCGACCAACATTCAACAACTTCATCAGTTAGCAGCCGGTCATACATGTAATAACACTAATTAACGCGTTCCCTCGCCTACAAACGAATAAGGAAAAAGAGGCAACGGAGATGGGGTCTCATTACCGGCTTGTTTAGGCAGAGCGCGCCAGTTACTATGACCATGTATTTGTATGAAATTTGTGAGCCTCAAGTCCTCCGCAGGGCTCCATGGTCCCTTCTTCACCTTGCTCTTATCGCAGCACGGGGCTCGGCCTTTACCCATTTGGATTCTACACAAAGAATGATGAGTAACTAACAAAGTAGAGACAGAAAATAAGGTGCAACCACCCCTTTGATCCTGAAGATGATCATCACAGTCTTGTCTGGACCCTTACATGCTGGATTCTTTCATCACTTCACcttctctctatatatataggtttaGTACAGACATGATTTCTTGCCTTTGTAGTAAGTGGACAGGATTCGcttatttattaatagtaatttattatttatatttatactaatataaaaagaaaaatactccATACAAATAAACATAGTTAGTACTACCgtcacatc encodes:
- the LOC105168110 gene encoding TELO2-interacting protein 1 homolog isoform X3, whose product is MEETQGYRGKSNAIEDEAAEEEDIGSSGVFLELKHHCVQLLDLLQNSKKNHSFLTQLLQLLQRSPPQSLQPFLDYTLFPLLLLFDAAVNCRSSMKSDSKDNPLESNTLGPAHKVSDSAAEGVVLCLEEVLKKCQIGSVDQMVVILRKLTHGAMLSPLEASEEFREGVIRCFRALLLNLCPCSDGSCPCKQIGQWPSLPAVKELQFPLPKLPKCDSVLGECLSAFLQSEPASAAIGHWLSLLLKAADIEATRGHRGSSRLRVEALMTLRVLVAKVGTVDALAFYLPGVVSQIGKVLHASRSMISGAAGSSEALDQALRGLTEYVIIVLEDDATTSILGAPTDEISGLRSSKEKPLASFLEELRHLPVKSSLPDDVRTSIEPVVSSWDTTLIDSDIKVGSLRVKRTADWLANTTAHVNKLMSATFPHLCVHPSRKVRLGLLASIEALLCKCSYALRESRLMLLECLCILVCDDSEDVSSYAQALFGLFVSSRRKHQMEHDIAEVFSRLVEKLPQVILGNEESLALSHAQKLLVVTYFGGPRLVADYLLQSTVAAARFLDVFALCLSQNSVFAGSLKKLAAKRPSASGFMHSISEIRDITSAENENSELLGLKDRKSLYSYEHVNNKYELPSMPPWFGHVGSQKLYQALAGILRLVSLYMFTDSQSEGSYSVLIDILLGHLRKLISELRNKEHLKDSWQAWYKRTGSGHLVRQASTAACILNEMIFGLSDQAITSLGRLFQSSPQETKGFCGSGNGKSFGYIGALPEHWVQKVYQNNVARSYLIECIGSILHEYLSPEVWDLPLGFSASLQQTGEVGDISLHFFNDNAMLHQVIIEGIGIFNVCLGKEFSSCGFLHSSLYMLLENVICSNFQVRRASDVVLHAISATQNCPTVGHLVLSNADYVIDSVCRQLRHLDLNPHVPNVLSAMLSYIGVADKILPLLEEPAVAEIAKASRHEAYKLPNQAESYKKEINAKMLNTEKRTGKHFSGSFANDTDIEQMGSQTDGGISTSEADMQEEEWEVVLFKFNDSKRYRRIVGSIAGSCLVAVTPLIASANPAACLTALDVIEDGITVLAKVEEAYKHESETKEAIEQVIHSCSFHNLLDTLGAAEDETGENRLLPAMNKIWPFLVACFRSKNLVAIRKCTHTISTVVQICGGDFFSRRFHADAIHIWKLLSTSPFQAKPLAKQERAPLQLPYRRSSTSSEDSAAETSNLKVQAAILNMISDLAGNKRSASALEAVLKKVSGIVIGIVCSGVKGLQDACVNALVGLASIDPDLIWLLLADVYYSRMEDLPSPPSAEFPEITQVLPPPASSKEYLYVLYGGQSYGFDIDLTAVETVLNKLYARVFTSQMYK